The following coding sequences are from one Schizosaccharomyces osmophilus chromosome 1, complete sequence window:
- the wdr8 gene encoding mitosis-specific spindle pole body WD repeat protein Wdr8, producing MDLTALYASLSPTHAVISPCNLWIASLSRSGHVLIRNIETLELQHVFLLNPDFVQKATWLFWITRRDSLETTQICVASLDKAFVLDFRQEYFYATIDCNRDHVKRIECSPLGQLLFFSEIHNKVTIWTLESKKGFVVSHPKGDIDQAVAFHPYSNLCSMLIRKFGSDFLNFYQTSLDGTWNLERNYKLPTIDASSVSWSPNGQWLVVQDVTLNTVIHIFSDPGIFLFSYKVEDDLQLGFSKTQWSPDSSLLALCSLQNSTIFILDTQTFSPTFQLQHNFDQPFALNCWQEDLSSEYKLTYQRAPWPTAMRTLNEHERCEVFFNADNSFVASFTLQQKNVVWIWNLQSQLLDTILIQQQPVEHLSWHPTSPHCLMIQTKHAKPRIGQEMQSILNCSIYFWSYKWNEPRVITIPKSDFFIQKAQWLHAAHHLHSPTVLISAKDAYIIAYLLESEEEMSSQLVLSQGSLNEELETTQTIHIPAK from the exons ATGGATTTAACTGCTTTATATGCAAGTTTAAGTCCTACCCATGCTGTCATTTCTCCATGTAATCTTTGGATTGCATCCCTTTCTCGGTCTGGCCATGTTTTGATACGAAACATAGAAACCCTTGAATTGCAGcatgtctttcttttgaatccAGATTTTGTGCAAAAAGCCACCTGGTTGTTTTGGATAACAAGACGAGATTCTCTTGAAACAACGCAAATATGCGTGGCTTCTTTGGATAAAGCGTTTGTTTTAGATTTTCGCcaagaatatttttatgCCACCATTGACTGTAATCGGGACCATGTGAAACGTATAGAATGCAGTCCACTAGGTCAATTGTTGTTCTTCTCTGAGATCCATAATAAAGTTACGATTTGGACTTTGGAGTcgaaaaaaggatttgtgGTCTCTCATCCAAAGGGCGATATTGACCAAG CTGTTGCTTTTCATCCCTATTCCAACCTTTGTTCCATGTTAATTCGAAAGTTTGGGTCTGACTTTCTCAATTTCTATCAGACGTCGCTAGATGGAACATGGAACCTTGAACGAAATTACAAATTGCCAACGATAGATGCATCCTCTGTCTCGTGGTCACCAAACGGCCAGTGGCTTGTTGTTCAAGATGTCACTTTAAACACCGTTATTCATATCTTCTCAGACCCTGGTATTTTCCTATTTAGTTATAAGGTCGAAGATGATCTACAATTGGGGTTTTCGAAAACTCAGTGGAGTCCTGATTCTTCTCTGCTAGCTTTATGTAGCTTACAAAACTCTACGATATTTATTCTGGATACCCAAACATTCAGTCCAACTTTTCAGTTACAGCATAATTTTGACCAACCCTTTGCACTCAATTGTTGGCAAGAAGACCTTTCTTCAGAGTACAAACTAACATATCAGCGCGCTCCATGGCCGACTGCAATGAGGACCTTAAACGAACATGAACGTTGTgaagttttctttaatgctgataattcttttgtaGCATCTTTTACGCTTCAGCAAAAAAATGTTGTCTGGATTTGGAATTTACAATCTCAATTATTGGATACCATACTCATACAACAGCAGCCCGTCGAACATCTTTCTTGGCATCCTACTTCTCCGCATTGTTTAATGATTCAGACAAAGCATGCAAAACCTAGGATTGGTCAAGAAATGCAGTCCATTCTCAATTgttctatttatttttggtcTTACAAATGGAACGAACCTCGGGTCATTACAATTCCTAAATCagattttttcattcagAAAGCTCAGTGGCTTCACGCCGCCCATCATCTTCACTCGCCAACGGTGTTGATATCTGCCAAAGATGCTTATATAATTGCATACTTGTTGGAAAGCGAAGAGGAAATGTCTTCTCAACTTGTGCTTTCTCAAGGATCTCTTAATGAAGAATTAGAGACAACACAAACAATTCACATACCTGCCAAATAG
- the omh5 gene encoding Golgi alpha-1,2-mannosyltransferase Omh5 yields the protein MAFKKNRLFFFVFVFICGTLWFQNWHRFYRVFLKKLRPINETYDAPFAIGCKNVAYEANTHPRMNATFMMLTRNSDLDGVLSSIKSIEKRFNQHFNYPYVFLNDESFSEGFKEAVQKVTQSKVQFGVVGQELWDFPSNVDQSLIDEAIAKQAGMKYGNLPSYHKMCRFFSKEFYKHPLVQQYEWYWRLEPEVSFSCDISYDPFYYMQKYDKVYGFVIAIEERAATIPNLFRYTIAHKKAANLDTTDLWKFFLNDEYDKHVQILKEEQKYDQVFVFPEPPLDSINGEIYNLCHFWSNFEIARLDFFQSKEYNDYMNALEEAGGFWTERWGDAPVHSLAVGLLLNRSQVHYFRDLGYQHTTIQHCAQELGCNCDCPFTLPEIEPISDSCINRWAEVMGGFLDE from the exons atggcatttaaaaagaatagactgttcttttttgtttttgtttttatttgtgGGACTCTATGGTTCCAAAACTGGCACAGATTCTATCGGGTGtttctgaagaaattgaGACCTATAAATGAAACCTATGATGCTCCTTTTGCCATAGGATGTAAAAATGTAGCCTATGAAGCAAACACCCATCCAAGGATGAATGCTACGTTCATGATGCTTACGCGCAATTCTGATCTTGACGGTGTTTTGTCCAGCATAAAATCGATCGAAAAAAGGTTTAATCAACATTTTAATTACCCTTACGTCTTTTTAAATGACGAGTCATTCTCGGAAGGGTTCAAGGAAGCTGTTCAAAAGGTGACACAGTCCAAAGTGCAATTTGGTGTCGTGGGCCAAGAATTGTGGGACTTTCCATCAAATGTTGATCAAAGTCTCATTGATGAAGCTATCGCCAAACAAGCAGGTATGAAATATGGCAACTTGCCGAGCTATCATAAAATGTGTcgcttcttttctaaagaGTTTTACAAGCATCCTTTAGTGCAACAGTATGAGTGGTATTGGCGATTGGAGCCGgaggtttctttttcttgcGATATTTCTTACGATCCCTTTTACTATATGCAAAAATATGACAAGGTCTATGGCTTTGTGATTGCTATTGAAGAAAGAGCAGCAACTATACCAAATCTGTTTCGTTACACAATTGCTCATAAGAAAGCCGCCAATTTAGACACTACAGACCTTTGGAAGTTTTTCCTCAATGATGAATACGATAAGCATGTTCAAatattgaaagaagaacaaaagtaCGATCAAGTCTTTGTATTTCCGGAACCACCTTTAGATAGTATCAATGGtgaaatttataatttatgTCACTTTTGGAGCAATTTCGAGATTGCACGCCTcgatttctttcaaagcaaagaatACAATGATTACATGAATGCACTAGAGGAAGCCGGTGGATTCTGGACAGAAAGG TGGGGAGACGCGCCTGTACATTCGTTGGCCGTCGGACTATTATTGAATCGATCTCAAGTACATTATTTTCGTGATTTAGGATATCAGCATACGACGATTCAACATTGTGCTCAAGAACTTGGTTGCAATTGCGACTGTCCATTTACTCTGCCGGAAATTGAACCTATATCTGATTCTTGCATCAATCGATGGGCTGAAGTGATGGGTGGATTTTTGGATGAGTAA
- the git5 gene encoding heterotrimeric G protein beta (WD repeat) subunit Git5: MTSQLSLGLHSRVLKTPLGKIPKVDWSSDGRYILSSADDSLLVWDANTYNKLALFQVPSLWVMTCAFSPSAETIAAGGLNNSCKVIPTDKPDAEPIDLVGHDGFISSCKYVDENRLLTSSGDRSCILWDIQKRTSITKFEGHLGDVMALDFLPGNPNIFVSGGCDKTSRVWDLRTKSSGLTIFGNDSDINSVSFFPSETSFATGAEDGKSKCFDIRAKTAIFEYPSEKSNPVSSVCFSKSGKFLIVATGKVCEVWDSASAKLVTSLSGHDNRVSSVTLNPDGTTLASGSWDSTIRLWFP, translated from the coding sequence ATGACTAGCCAACTTTCGCTAGGCTTACACTCTCGTGTCTTAAAGACTCCATTAGGCAAGATACCAAAGGTGGATTGGTCCTCTGATGGAAGATATATCTTGTCATCAGCGGATGATTCTTTGCTCGTTTGGGACGCGAACACGTACAACAAGCTTGCCTTGTTCCAAGTGCCTTCTCTTTGGGTGATGACATGTGCATTTTCGCCTTCCGCAGAGACCATAGCCGCTGGTGGTTTAAACAACAGTTGCAAAGTTATCCCCACAGATAAACCGGACGCCGAGCCAATTGATCTTGTCGGACACGATGGCTTTATCTCTTCATGCAAATATGTTGACGAAAATCGTTTATTAACCTCTTCTGGTGATCGAAGTTGCATTTTGTGGGACATACAAAAGCGAACCTCTATCACGAAATTTGAAGGACATCTTGGAGATGTCATGGCATTAGACTTTTTACCAGGGAACCCAAATATATTTGTTTCTGGCGGTTGCGATAAAACCTCAAGAGTATGGGACCTACGGACGAAATCCTCTGGATTGACTATTTTTGGCAATGATTCTGATATCAActctgtttctttttttccttcggAAACATCGTTCGCTACGGGTGCTGAGGATGGAAAATCTAAATGTTTTGATATTCGTGCAAAGACAGCCATCTTTGAATACCCCTCAGAAAAATCGAACCCCGTAAGTTctgtttgcttttctaaatctggtaaatttttgattgtaGCTACAGGTAAAGTATGCGAGGTATGGGACTCTGCTTCTGCTAAATTAGTTACTTCATTGTCAGGTCATGATAACCGTGTTAGTAGCGTTACCCTCAATCCCGATGGAACAACTTTAGCAAGCGGTTCTTGGGACTCGACGATCCGACTTTGGTTCCCCTAA
- the mug93 gene encoding TPR repeat protein,RPAP3-like protein, with translation MINPHDNKAAWRRGLAYLRIGHPELANRDWEHALDADSENTNIQKALTKLRSSYTTCDRSYTTWDLRHPRVATREQLPALLRKMYPDFTRGFFLWKRAHTACSLCRFRCERQRENLTFCRESLYRTNQRVSEEAAQKREPLSDIEQEFIERDRRKSEYVMEKIPQEIFLSKYPCPQNIHQFLYMLKVISTPQIYIEIYSMSPTRVVRIFGTYGLSLEYLNLFLKSIHYIGLLTRFCSKWCIQARRLIQTLSTLPWFSFLIKYSMSTTILQIFLHLPQVNEEELQVWGVSSDSSGSLEQEPNSDMTFFNCLADLSIEFPA, from the coding sequence ATGATCAATCCTCATGACAACAAAGCTGCTTGGAGACGCGGACTGGCATATCTTCGCATCGGTCATCCAGAGTTAGCTAATCGAGATTGGGAACATGCTTTAGATGCGGATTCCGAAAACACcaatatacaaaaagctttaACGAAGCTACGGTCTTCCTATACAACGTGTGATCGAAGCTATACTACATGGGATTTACGGCATCCACGAGTAGCCACTAGGGAGCAGTTACCTGCTTTATTACGAAAGATGTATCCAGATTTTACTCGTGGCTTTTTCCTCTGGAAGAGAGCACACACTGCCTGTAGTCTCTGCCGATTTCGATGTGAACGTCAAAGGGAAAATCTTACTTTCTGCAGAGAGTCTCTTTACCGAACAAATCAAAGAGTTTCTGAAGAGGCAGCACAAAAGAGAGAACCACTGAGCGATATCGAGCAAGAGTTTATCGAAAGAGATCGTAGAAAGTCAGAATATGTGATGGAAAAGATTCCTCAGGAAATCTTTCTCTCCAAATACCCATGCCCTCAAAATATCCATCAATTTCTGTATATGCTAAAAGTCATATCTACTCCTCAAATATACATCGAAATCTATTCCATGTCCCCGACTCGAGTTGTTCGAATCTTTGGTACCTACGGTCTTTCGTTAGAGTAtttaaatctttttctaaagTCTATTCACTATATTGGGCTTCTCACCAGATTTTGTTCCAAATGGTGTATCCAGGCTAGGCGTCTTATTCAGACTTTAAGTACCTTGCCTTGGTTTTCATTCCTCATCAAGTATTCAATGAGTACCACAATACTACAAATATTCTTGCATCTTCCACAAGTCAACGAAGAAGAGTTGCAAGTGTGGGGAGTCTCTTCTGATTCTTCTGGGAGTTTGGAACAAGAACCAAACTCGGATATGACCTTCTTCAATTGCCTAGCGGACTTGTCTATTGAATTTCCAGCGTAA
- a CDS encoding UPF0642 conserved fungal protein, with the protein MAKSARSKTVRRNKRALRANVFQPVVDERTKRLSAHLQDQVNDLTKSPANRDEKVADKAVEEVTSEAPAGGSMDEDKPKVSTSGPRDNNRNRWAQKHLKQGKRQKQNSFAKFMRKK; encoded by the exons ATGGCTAAGTCTGCTCGTTCCAAGACTGTTcgcagaaacaaaagagcT CTCCGTGCAAACGTGTTTCAACCCGTAGTTGATGAACGAACAAAGAGACTTTCAGCTCACCTTCAAGATCAAGTAAATGACTTGACAAAGTCTCCTGCCAACCGAGATGAAAAGGTCGCAGATAAAGCTGTAGAAGAAGTTACCTCCGAGGCTCCCGCAGGTGGCTCTATGGATGAGGATAAGCCTAAGGTATCTACATCTGGTCCTCGTGACAATAATAGAAATCGCTGGGCCCAGAAGCATCTAAAGCAAGGAAAGcgtcaaaagcaaaattcaTTCGCAAAGTTCatgaggaaaaaataa
- the utp24 gene encoding 18S rRNA endonuclease Utp24 yields the protein MGKAKTTRKFAQVKRTLNPKDQRLQKKNDKKDKPDTTKNGELIREVPQVASNLFFQYNERLGPPYHVLIDTNFINFCLQQKIEVYDGLMTCLYAKTIPCITDCVMAELEKLGIRYRIALRIAKDERMERLPCSHKGVYADDCIVNRVIQHKCYLVATNDKNLKQRIRKIPGVPILSVASHKIKVERLVDVVD from the exons ATGGGTAAAGCAAAGACAACGAGAAAATTTGCTCAGGTAAAACGAACATTAAATCCCAAAGATCAGCgtcttcaaaagaagaatgacAAAAAGGATAAGCCTGACACTACGAAAAACGGTGAATTAATCAGAGAAGT ACCCCAAGTTGCCTCAAATCTCTTTTTCCAGTACAATGAAAGACTTGGACCACCTTACCATGTTTTGATTGATACAAACTTTATCAACTTTTgtcttcaacaaaaaattgagGTGTATGATGGATTGATGACTTGCTTATATGCAAAGACCATCCCTTGCATTACTGACTGTGTGATGGCCGAGTTGGAAAAACTGGGAATCCGTTACAGGATTGCACTTCGGATCGCCAAAGATGAACGTATGGAACGTTTGCCGTGTTCGCACAAGGGTGTTTATGCAGATGATTGCATAGTCAATCGAGTAATACAGCACAAATGCTATTTAGTAGCTACGAATGacaaaaatttaaagcaaAGAATCCGAAAGATTCCTGGTGTACCCATTTTGTCGGTGGCGAGCCACAAAATCAAGGTGGAGCGTTTGGTGGACGTTGTAGATTGA
- the bem46 gene encoding palmitoyl-(protein) hydrolase gives MSSIFAETTFQVLKYGGAVSLSITVIALAFLYRYQKSIIYPSSFPEGSRSTIATPKDFGIDYEQISLKTRDKVSLDSYLMLQPKAPQSCPTLLYFHANAGNMGHRLPIARVFYSALGMNVFILSYRGYGRSTGSPSELGMNIDAQTALDFLKQHPVCSSTKIVVYGQSVGGAVALSLASKNESLISALVLENTFTSIKDMIPTVFPYIGTLLSHFCTEKWESVRAIRNLHELPVLFLSGADDEIVPPIQMQLLYGLCPSKLKRLCIFPKSKHNDTCLGEGYFHTIAEFLLSNNVRPSAN, from the coding sequence ATGTCGTCAATCTTTGCTGAAACCACCTTTCAAGTCTTAAAGTACGGTGGTGCCGTCTCGCTCTCCATCACTGTTATTGCTCTCGCCTTTTTGTACCGTTATCAAAAATCCATTATTTATCCCAGTTCCTTTCCCGAAGGCTCTCGCTCCACCATCGCTACTCCAAAAGATTTCGGTATAGACTATGAACAAATCTCCTTGAAAACCCGCGACAAGGTCTCCCTCGACTCTTACTTGATGCTTCAACCCAAAGCCCCTCAATCTTGTCCCACTCTCCTCTACTTCCACGCCAATGCCGGCAATATGGGCCATCGTCTGCCCATCGCTCGTGTCTTTTATTCTGCTCTGGGCATGAACGTCTTTATCCTCTCATACCGTGGCTACGGCAGAAGCACCGGCTCTCCCAGCGAACTTGGAATGAACATCGATGCTCAAACCGCATTGGACTTTCTTAAACAGCACCCCGTTTGCTCTTCCACAAAAATCGTCGTTTACGGCCAATCCGTCGGTGGCGCCGTTGCCTTGTCTCTTGCTTCCAAAAACGAGTCCCTCATCTCTGCTTTGGTCCTTGAAAACACTTTTACTTCCATCAAGGACATGATCCCCACTGTCTTTCCTTACATCGGAACTCTCCTAAGCCATTTCTGTACCGAAAAATGGGAGAGCGTACGTGCTATCCGCAATCTTCATGAATTGCCCGTTCTCTTCCTTTCCGGTGCTGATGATGAAATCGTCCCTCCTATCCAAATGCAGCTCCTCTACGGCCTCTGCCCTAGTAAACTAAAACGCCTTTGTATTTTCCCTAAATCAAAGCACAACGATACTTGCTTAGGCGAGGGCTACTTTCATACAATCGCCGAATTTTTACTCTCCAACAACGTTCGACCCTCTGCCAACTAA
- the nep2 gene encoding NEDD8 protease Nep2: MRSNSIFYKEIDSPVVKKNTITRPPSNESSSTNSDSSPKKNKKSFLRSLFSSGSNHQHQTDKGLCSTLHQIWIEYYEVCLRKEDVDHFNPGYWILDTNIDFYYEILLRQVLLKQAPENSGQIYLLRPAMVFFLAQAPDPADIVSALPPAMFNAKFIFLPINDTNECGIESGSHWSLLVISIEKGLGWYYDSMSNGNTNDCNLALKNLGILFKKEFRIRHMKTPQQINHCDCGLHVCENTRILMYRLLQKPYIPRVDMSIENTRVDSHRIRKNMMQIITGLITEYGSKIPNSPDFAPDPEKDSRIFSRIFDTVLYDDSFSEKLKEPLLSPSSSSTENPKHRPKSATAVPVNNPLFETTSPMIGRAETLPHAHQSIEIH, from the coding sequence ATGCGATCtaattccattttttaCAAGGAGATTGATAGTCCAGTGGTCAAGAAAAATACTATAACACGCCCACCATCCAACGAATCCTCCTCTACAAATTCGGATTCTTCTccgaagaaaaacaaaaagagttTTCTTCGTTCCTTGTTTTCTAGCGGTTCCAACCACCAACATCAAACCGACAAAGGCCTTTGCTCCACCCTTCATCAAATTTGGATCGAGTATTACGAAGTCTGTCTTCGCAAGGAAGATGTCGACCACTTTAACCCCGGTTACTGGATCCTTGACACAAACATCGATTTCTATTACGAAATTCTTCTCCGTCAGGTCCTTTTAAAACAGGCTCCCGAAAACAGCGGTCAAATCTATCTTCTTCGTCCTGCCATGGTCTTTTTCCTCGCTCAGGCCCCCGATCCCGCCGACATCGTCTCCGCTCTCCCGCCTGCCATGTTTAATGCcaaatttatctttttacCCATCAACGACACAAATGAATGCGGTATCGAAAGCGGCTCGCACTGGAGTTTGCTGGTCATTTCCATCGAAAAGGGTTTAGGCTGGTATTACGATTCCATGTCCAATGGCAACACAAACGATTGTAATCTTGCCCTCAAAAATCTCGGCATCctctttaaaaaagaattccgCATTCGACACATGAAAACCCCTCAACAGATTAACCATTGCGATTGCGGTTTACATGTTTGTGAAAACACCCGGATTCTCATGTATCGACTCTTGCAAAAGCCTTACATCCCGCGTGTCGACATGAGCATCGAAAACACAAGGGTAGACAGTCATCGTATTCGGAAAAACATGATGCAAATTATCACTGGTCTCATTACAGAGTATGGGTCGAAAATACCCAATTCACCAGATTTCGCTCCTGATCCCGAAAAGGATAGCAGAATATTTTCACGAATCTTTGATACTGTGCTTTATGACGATAgcttttcagaaaaattgaaggagCCATTGCTTTCTCCGTCCTCGTCCTCCACTGAGAACCCAAAACATAGGCCCAAAAGTGCCACCGCCGTTCCAGTGAATAATCCCCTTTTCGAAACCACTTCACCGATGATTGGAAGGGCGGAAACACTGCCACATGCCCATCAATCCATCGAGATTCACTAA
- a CDS encoding endocytic trafficking protein — protein sequence MSIENNYILRQVSESDRKACFICYKLTKWVLITKSKSDFFYTCFNHLEDRGFATSTYDPHEKPASSPKTDESFTSSKKDHDSKEKSSNDDLGKDHLDKSEENHESSKTKTNSNSNSNIPTKERDVDLKEARSSPSTSSSISSGTTMSGRQYVLHRNIFEIRLQFHKNLAAQRKTKLLLNSGKGLPSPPSKPLP from the exons ATGAGTATAGAAAACAATTATATTTTAAGACAAGTTTCAGAGTCTGATCGAAAAGCTTGTTTTATT TGCTACAAATTGACTAAATGGGTATTAATTACAAAATCCAAGTCCGATTT TTTTTACACTTGTTTTAATCACCTAGAGGATCGTGGATTTGCAACCTCAACTTATGATCCTCATGAGAAACCAGCATCATCGCCTAAAACCGATGAAAGTTTTACGTCTTCTAAAAAGGACCAtgattccaaagaaaaatcaagcaaTGATGATTTAGGGAAAGATCATCTAGACAAGtcagaagaaaatcatgaatcatccaaaaccaaaaccaatTCCAATTCCAATTCTAATATTCCAACAAAAGAGCGGGACGTAGatttaaaagaagcaagGTCTTCGCCGTCCACGTCTTCTTCGATCTCATCGGGCACAACAATGTCTGGCAGACAATACGTACTTCATCGAAACATATTTGAAATCAGGCTTCAGTTTCATAAAAATCTAGCTGCGCAGAGGAAGACCAAACTTTTACTAAATTCTGGGAAAGGCCTACCTTCACCACCTTCCAAACCTCTTCCTTga